A single region of the Stenotrophomonas sp. Marseille-Q4652 genome encodes:
- a CDS encoding TolC family protein — protein sequence MSILTGRSLSATGLAVAVLLALVPTGHVAAQTAPSYESLLSRLNQMPATVQGVALAEAAEARVQQARALPNPTVSIEAENAYGTGPYKGFSNADSIVTLSQPLEIWGQRGARVRAARAEAGAAGLRGDLMRSDAAGRLAATYAEAEAALRRYELASEALALIEQDAKAVAAMVSGGREPNLRGVQARSEVANAKASLDEAEAYRDAALARLAGVSLVDSPLTDIGESLLDRVPSHPVAIEVAPLAVRIAQAEAEASGRLIDVERKRALPQLSASVAQTRFRQAGDQAYNVGISLSIPLFDRNRGAIQAAYAEQRAAEAVLEAQRRDSEAARLGAVASLKASNSRVRAADESVQAADEAYRLARIGFEAGRISQLELRSTRSTLIAARGSAVDARLSRVAAEIDLARLEGRAPFVEAK from the coding sequence ATGTCGATTTTGACGGGTCGGTCGCTTTCAGCGACCGGGTTGGCTGTCGCTGTTCTGCTGGCGTTGGTGCCAACCGGGCATGTAGCTGCTCAAACTGCACCATCTTACGAATCGTTGCTTTCTCGTTTGAACCAGATGCCTGCGACGGTCCAAGGCGTCGCGCTGGCTGAGGCAGCCGAGGCGCGGGTACAACAGGCTCGGGCACTGCCCAATCCGACGGTCTCCATCGAAGCGGAGAACGCCTACGGCACTGGTCCCTACAAAGGTTTCTCAAACGCTGACAGCATTGTCACCCTCTCCCAGCCGCTGGAGATTTGGGGTCAACGAGGGGCCCGAGTGCGCGCCGCGCGTGCGGAGGCTGGGGCTGCAGGCTTGCGGGGTGATCTGATGCGCAGTGACGCAGCGGGTCGCCTGGCTGCGACATACGCCGAAGCAGAGGCTGCGCTGCGCCGATATGAGTTGGCCAGCGAGGCATTGGCCTTGATTGAACAGGACGCCAAGGCGGTAGCTGCGATGGTCAGCGGGGGACGTGAGCCCAACCTGCGCGGTGTGCAGGCACGGAGCGAGGTCGCCAATGCAAAGGCCAGCCTAGATGAGGCCGAGGCCTACCGGGATGCGGCGCTTGCTCGCCTAGCCGGGGTGTCCTTAGTGGACAGCCCGCTGACCGACATCGGCGAAAGCCTGCTTGACCGAGTGCCCTCTCACCCAGTCGCTATTGAGGTCGCCCCGCTTGCCGTTCGCATTGCCCAAGCTGAAGCGGAAGCCTCCGGCCGCCTTATCGATGTCGAGCGCAAGCGTGCCTTGCCACAACTGAGTGCATCCGTGGCTCAGACGCGCTTCCGCCAAGCAGGCGACCAGGCCTACAACGTGGGCATCAGCCTTTCGATTCCCCTATTCGACCGTAACCGCGGTGCGATCCAGGCGGCCTATGCGGAACAACGTGCTGCCGAAGCGGTTCTGGAGGCTCAGAGGCGTGACAGTGAGGCGGCCCGTTTGGGAGCGGTAGCGAGTCTCAAGGCATCCAACAGCCGCGTACGAGCAGCGGATGAAAGCGTACAGGCCGCAGATGAAGCCTATCGGCTGGCCCGCATCGGATTTGAGGCAGGTCGTATATCGCAATTGGAGCTGCGCAGCACGCGATCAACCCTGATCGCTGCGCGTGGCAGTGCTGTGGATGCCCGTCTTAGCCGGGTGGCAGCAGAAATCGACCTCGCCCGCCTTGAAGGGCGCGCACCGTTTGTGGAGGCAAAATGA
- a CDS encoding diacylglycerol kinase, producing MADMYGHRPRSIARVFEALRWSLQGLRSAWLHESSFRLEVVMAAVALPTAIFFGNSGVERVLLMGSVLFVLAFELLNSAIEAVIERYGPEIHELAGRAKDMGSAAVFVALCNVALTWAVILVG from the coding sequence GTGGCAGATATGTACGGTCATCGTCCGCGGAGCATTGCGCGCGTCTTTGAGGCGCTTCGCTGGTCTCTCCAGGGACTGAGATCAGCTTGGCTGCATGAATCGTCGTTTCGGTTGGAAGTTGTTATGGCCGCGGTGGCATTACCTACAGCTATCTTTTTCGGCAACTCAGGGGTAGAGCGAGTGCTTCTCATGGGGAGCGTACTGTTCGTTTTGGCATTCGAGCTGCTGAACTCCGCTATCGAGGCAGTGATCGAACGGTATGGCCCAGAAATCCATGAGCTGGCTGGTCGTGCGAAGGACATGGGGTCGGCTGCGGTGTTCGTGGCTCTTTGCAATGTCGCCCTCACATGGGCCGTTATCCTTGTGGGTTGA